The Tatumella ptyseos genome segment AAGATCCTAGTGTAGCCTCTAACGTATTCTCACTCGCCCAGCAGTTTTCAACCATGAAGGTGACAACGCCTCAGGAGCTATCTATCGTATTGACGGGGGCAAATTTCGACTTACCCCTCATGCTGGCGCTTCCCTCATTCCTCATTGTCCCGGCTAAAACTACCGATTTTAATAAAGGTATTGGTACTGGGCCATTCAGTTGCCAAACTTTTGTACCAAGTATGCACACGGTTGGCGTACGTAATTCGAATTATTGGAAACCAGGATTACCGCATTTGGATGAAATTGAATTATTAGGGGTAACCGACCAAGCCGCTAGAGTAAATGGGTTGATGTCAGGTGATTTACATATCTGTTCTGCAATCAGTCCCGGCTATGCCAAACAGATCACAAGTTCCGGCGGACAATTTAAGATCTTAGAAAGTAAGTCAGGAATGTATACCAATTTAATTATACGTACAGACATCACGCCGGGTAAAAATCCTGATTTTGTTATGGCAATGAAATATTTACAGCCTCGTGAAATGATGGTGAAAACGGCTCTTCAAGGTTATGGAACGGTGGCTAATGACACCCCGGTTCCTCCATGGCATCCGTTATACAATGCAGACTTAAAACCTCGTCCCGTAGATATAGATAAAGCCCGTTTTCATTTGAAAAAGGCTGGCATGGCTGGGGCAAAAGTTGAAGTCATTACAACTACGACTATCGATGCGGCTATTGAAGGTGGACTCATGATGCAAGGTCTCGCTCAGCAGGCTGGTCTGAACCTCAATATCCGGCGTGTCCCTTATGAAGGATATTGGTCGGCACACTGGATGAAAGATCCGATAGGGTATG includes the following:
- a CDS encoding ABC transporter substrate-binding protein, translating into MKNDDAKNLPNGQLSTLLKNGTLTRRDMLKILSAGAVMSSGILSFPDLAIAEGAPVKGGKLRAAMSNSSATDTLDPAKANNSADYARQFMFYNALVEINDSLEPTPALASSIHSDDGITWQIKLRPNVTFHNGKSLTAEDVVWSLMRHKDPSVASNVFSLAQQFSTMKVTTPQELSIVLTGANFDLPLMLALPSFLIVPAKTTDFNKGIGTGPFSCQTFVPSMHTVGVRNSNYWKPGLPHLDEIELLGVTDQAARVNGLMSGDLHICSAISPGYAKQITSSGGQFKILESKSGMYTNLIIRTDITPGKNPDFVMAMKYLQPREMMVKTALQGYGTVANDTPVPPWHPLYNADLKPRPVDIDKARFHLKKAGMAGAKVEVITTTTIDAAIEGGLMMQGLAQQAGLNLNIRRVPYEGYWSAHWMKDPIGYGSINPRPTIDLTFSQFYLSSSANNESKWHNPQFDQLVVAARGEQDSAKRKQMYGDMQKMIYDDCGTLIPMFVSSLDGYSNKVKGLKSWPAGMMMGYRFSENIWLSA